The proteins below are encoded in one region of Apium graveolens cultivar Ventura chromosome 4, ASM990537v1, whole genome shotgun sequence:
- the LOC141718985 gene encoding cytochrome P450 734A1-like, with amino-acid sequence MAFFFVMILTVLASLKFLYSVIWVPCRIQQIFRKQGIKGPNCGSYFGNTAEMIRMTDEALSKSIPFKHDIVHRVLPDYYRWSAKYGKNFLCWFGVTPRLVLVDPDMIKEILLGTIDNIDRDSFNPLAKPLIGDGLPGLMGHKWAAHRKIATPAFNLEKVKAWVPEMIASVTEMLDKWGELIGERDEFEMDVHKEFYNLAGEVSSRTAFGSNFRKGMRIFELQQQQKFLSYKALQNVYIPGFRLFPSKYNKLRWKLAKETRESMRMLIDTCRITSEDSKGFLGELMSSGNRNKLRGELDIEEVIDECKTFFFGWEATANTLTWAILLLAQDQEWQEKAREEVLQVCKGNEHLTAENLPELKIVDMIIKETLRLYPPDNIITRKAMKNIKVGNLNIPAKTELYMPQTVVHHDTEIWGPDANEFNPARFVEPPKHLGAYFPFGLGGRICIGRNLAMAEAKIILATIIKQLSFTVSPSYVHAPMMLVMVQPQHGAHVLVRKISPSSSFSVRNL; translated from the exons ATGGCCTTTTTCTTTGTTATGATCTTGACAGTTCTTGCAAGCTTAAAATTTCTGTACTCAGTAATATGGGTTCCATGCAGAATTCAACAAATTTTCAGAAAACAAGGAATAAAGGGCCCAAACTGTGGTTCATATTTTGGAAACACAGCAGAAATGATACGAATGACAGACGAAGCCTTGTCAAAGTCAATTCCTTTTAAACATGATATTGTGCACCGTGTATTGCCAGATTATTATCGATGGTCAGCCAAGTATGGGAAGAATTTTTTGTGTTGGTTCGGGGTGACTCCAAGGCTGGTTCTGGTAGATCCAGATATGATCAAAGAGATCTTACTAGGAACGATAGATAATATTGATAGGGATAGTTTCAATCCCTTGGCTAAGCCGCTCATCGGTGACGGACTTCCTGGGTTGATGGGTCACAAATGGGCTGCTCACCGAAAGATAGCAACCCCAGCATTCAACCTGGAGAAAGTGAAG GCCTGGGTGCCAGAGATGATAGCTAGTGTCACAGAGATGCTGGATAAGTGGGGAGAACTAATAGGAGAAAGGGACGAATTTGAAATGGATGTTCACAAAGAATTCTATAACTTAGCTGGTGAAGTTTCATCAAGAACAGCTTTCGGGAGTAATTTCCGAAAGGGGATGCGCATCTTTGAATTGCAACAACAACAGAAGTTCCTTAGCTACAAGGCCTTGCAGAATGTTTACATTCCTGGATTCAG GTTGTTTCCTTCTAAATATAACAAACTGAGATGGAAATTAGCGAAGGAAACCAGAGAATCAATGAGGATGCTTATCGACACATGTAGAATTACAAGCGAAGATTCAAAGGGATTCTTAGGTGAATTAATGTCTAGTGGTAACAGGAATAAACTTAGAGGGGAACTGGATATTGAGGAAGTCATTGACGAGTGCAAGACATTTTTCTTCGGGTGGGAAGCAACAGCAAATACTTTGACTTGGGCAATTCTTCTTTTAGCACAAGATCAAGAATGGCAAGAAAAAGCCCGTGAAGAAGTTCTTCAAGTATGCAAAGGAAATGAGCATCTAACTGCAGAAAACTTGCCAGAGTTAAAGATT GTTGACATGATAATCAAAGAAACACTTAGACTTTATCCCCCTGATAACATTATCACGAGGAAGGCTATGAAGAATATTAAAGTTGGCAACTTGAACATCCCTGCTAAAACAGAACTGTACATGCCACAAACTGTTGTCCATCATGACACAGAGATATGGGGACCGGACGCCAACGAGTTTAATCCTGCAAGGTTTGTTGAACCTCCGAAGCATTTGGGTGCTTACTTTCCATTTGGGTTAGGCGGCAGAATTTGTATTGGCCGAAATTTGGCAATGGCTGAAGCTAAAATCATCCTGGCCACCATAATTAAGCAGTTATCCTTCACGGTTTCACCATCATATGTTCATGCTCCAATGATGCTGGTCATGGTGCAGCCTCAGCATGGTGCGCATGTCCTTGTCAGAAAGATCAGTCCGTCATCATCTTTCTCCGTCAGGAACTTATGA